AGATAATAGCGGTCGGCAATCTGGGCCAGCAGATCGGCACTGCCCACAAAAAAACCCATTTGCTGCATGGCTTTGGTGCGGAAGGCTATCTTGGAGGGGGACATGGCCAGAATGGTGCACCGGATGCAGTCCGCGATATCCTCGATATCGTCCTCCTGCAGGATTCCTTCCAGGTTACAGCGCATGAACTGTATGGACCGCTCCTCGTGTCCCACAGTATGCTTGGCCCCGGTGCCCTGGGTGTCGTCCACGTCCTGTATCAGCCCGACATCATGGAACAGGGCGGCCAGCAATCCCTTGCGGCAGTCGTCCAGAGTGAAACCCTCACCCTGATTCAAAGCCCCGTAGATGAGGCGAACCGTGGCAAGGACAACGGAGCAGGTATGCTCGAAATCATGATATCGGGTGTTGCTTGCGCGATAACCGGGATAGTTGCCATAAAACAACTTTTCCACATCCTCGAAAGCCCGTCTGAAGATTTTCCCTTCATATCCAGGGAAAAAGATATTCAGGACATCTTCCGATTCACGACGGACGCATTCCACGTCTGCCGGGTCCACATAATCATACAGCTTGACCTTGGGAATAACCATGCAACCTACTTTAAAGCGGATTCCTTCCACTTGTCGCGGATGGCCTTGATGACATCGAAGATCTCGATGAATATCTCGACCACTTCCGGATCGAAATGGGTGCCTGCGTCACTTTCCAGAATTCCCAGACATTTTTCATCAGGGAAAGGATCCTTGTAGGACCGGGGAGAGGTCAAGGCGTCAAACACGTCGGCCACGGCGCAGATCCTGGCGGAAAGCGGGATGGATTCGCCGTTGACGGGCGACCCGCCCATGTCTGGCGATTCGTTCCAGACCTGATCGATGGGCACAGACGGATACCCGCGCCCTTCCCATTTCTCGTGATGATACAGGGCGATCTCCATGGACATGCGGTCCAGTTCAGAGGTCTGGTTCCTGAACAGCCGCGCCCCGTATATGGTATGCCACTTCATGGTGTCATACTCTTCATCCGTCAATTTGGCCGGTTTCTTGAGGATGTTGTCGGAAATACCGACCTTTCCCACGTCGTGCAGCATGGCGGCCAGCCGCAGGTTGTCCCGGGCACGCTTGATATCGTTGGCGCGGTGTTTCCGGCGGGCGGCCCAGGTACCGTATATCTCGGCACAATAGGCGCCGACACGCTGAACATGCGCCCCGGTCTCGGAAGGGTCGCGCAA
The Pseudodesulfovibrio sp. S3 genome window above contains:
- a CDS encoding HD domain-containing protein; this encodes MVIPKVKLYDYVDPADVECVRRESEDVLNIFFPGYEGKIFRRAFEDVEKLFYGNYPGYRASNTRYHDFEHTCSVVLATVRLIYGALNQGEGFTLDDCRKGLLAALFHDVGLIQDVDDTQGTGAKHTVGHEERSIQFMRCNLEGILQEDDIEDIADCIRCTILAMSPSKIAFRTKAMQQMGFFVGSADLLAQIADRYYLEKLLLLFEEFQEAKLPGYDSAFDLLLKTRTFYQVVARKRLDDEFNGVDRYMYHYFKGRWNVDKDLYHEAIERNLAYLDKILAESNDDLDMFMASLRRGDTFDEDL
- a CDS encoding HD domain-containing phosphohydrolase, which produces MGTDHFANRDDAVMNILKTTDEVNQLKDVDTILDKILYESRKLTGADAGSIFLVEDNCLLFSYVQNDTLFKKETANAALYQNFGIPISEKSIVGYVAKTRQSLSIDDAYKLDATLPFSFNKSFDEKSGFRTTSMLTIPLIAQESRLVGVMQLINAKNEMGKVVPFDEEAKIYIPLFCNNAAVAIERGIMNRELILRMMQMAELRDPSETGAHVQRVGAYCAEIYGTWAARRKHRANDIKRARDNLRLAAMLHDVGKVGISDNILKKPAKLTDEEYDTMKWHTIYGARLFRNQTSELDRMSMEIALYHHEKWEGRGYPSVPIDQVWNESPDMGGSPVNGESIPLSARICAVADVFDALTSPRSYKDPFPDEKCLGILESDAGTHFDPEVVEIFIEIFDVIKAIRDKWKESALK